Part of the Hydrogenimonas thermophila genome, AGTCGATTTTATGATCAATCCTTCCAGCAACATTTATGAAAGTGAAATACTCCAAAAAGATGATGCCCTCCCTTATGGGTCATTACATATCGCTTCGATAGAAAGTATTTTCAAACTTAAATCCCTATTGCTTCTCGATCGTAATAAGATCCGGGATCTTTATGATGTGGTTTATCTGATCAAACACAAAGGATTTACCGGAAAAAATCTAATCGAAACGATCAGATACTATCGTATCACTTATCTTCCCGAAGATATTGTTCAACTGATCCAAGCAAAAAAAGAAGATCCGTTTGATACGGAGGGAGTAGAGAATCCGGCGATAGAGCTTGTGGAGTATGAAGTACTCAAACAAACTCTTTTAGAAGAATTACTCAAACAATTAGGGTGAACTACCAATTGCTAAAGACAATTAGGTAGTGAAATTAATTGTAAAAAGCATAATAAGCAGGTCAAAGGTTTACTTTTTCAATTAACCAACTTTAATCATCTTCAAAGTCAAATCAAAATAAAATACAACACTTAATTATAACTTCCAAAGGACTTTAGTTAAAATGAAACTAAGCATGGTAGGCACCGGCTACGTAGGTCTGGTAACAGGCACCTGCTTTGCCGAGATGGGCAATAGCGTAATCTGCGTAGATATAGATGAAAACAAAATAGAAAAACTAAAACAAGGTATTATTCCCATCTATGAGCCGGGCCTAGAGAGTATGGTCAAAGAGAACTATAAAAAAGGTACTTTGGAATTTACTACAGACATTAAAGAGGCTCTAAAAAAATCAGATGTCATCTTCATAGCAGTTGGAACCCCTCAAGGTGAAGATGGAAGTGCAGATTTACAATATGTCCTAAAAGTTGCCCAAGATATTGGTAAATATATGACTCATAAAATGATTGTAGTAGATAAATCAACTGTTCCAGTAGGAACTGCTGATAAAGTAAAAGAGACAATCCAAAAAGAGTTAGATAAACGTAAAGTAAATATTCCTTTTGAAGTAGTAAGTAACCCAGAATTCCTAAAAGAGGGCTCTGCTATTGAAGATTTTATGAAACCAGATCGTGTAGTAATCGGTGCTGAAAATGAAGAGACTTTGGAAGTTATGAAAGAACTATACGCTCCATTTACCCATAACCACGAACGCTTCATAGCAATGGATGTAAGAAGCGCTGAGATGACTAAATATGCAGCTAACGCAATCTTGGCTACAAAAATTAGCTTTATGAATGAGATAGCAAACATCTGTGAAAGAGTAGGAGCAGATGTAAATAAAGTACGCATAGGAATAGGAAGCGATAAACGTATAGGCTATAGTTTCATCTATCCAGGTTGCGGTTACGGTGGAAGCTGTTTTCCTAAAGATGTTCAAGCTCTAAATAAAATAGCTCTAGATGCAGGATATAAACCAAGAATTATCCAAGCAGTAGAAGAGGTAAACAGAGATCAAAAAAGAGTACTTGCCCAAAAAGTAATAAAAAGATTTGGTGAAGATTTAAATGGAAAAACATTTGCCATCTGGGGACTTAGCTTTAAACCTGAAACTGATGATATGAGAGAGGCTAGCTCTATTACAATCATAAATGAACTCACTAAAAGAGGTGCTAAAATAAAAGCTTACGATCCTAAAGCAATGGATGAAGCAAAAGAGTTTTACCTAAAAGATAATCCAAACGTAGAATATACTCAAAGCAAATATGATGCACTAA contains:
- a CDS encoding nucleotidyl transferase AbiEii/AbiGii toxin family protein, with amino-acid sequence MINPQTNTLLKRFKEIPLFKEYRAILIGGTALAYHVGHRESFDLDICFPFADTLPTLDFLTQFENVIPIEFDQGIIDTAINEGGDIHEIMQRFIIDGVKVDFMINPSSNIYESEILQKDDALPYGSLHIASIESIFKLKSLLLLDRNKIRDLYDVVYLIKHKGFTGKNLIETIRYYRITYLPEDIVQLIQAKKEDPFDTEGVENPAIELVEYEVLKQTLLEELLKQLG
- a CDS encoding UDP-glucose dehydrogenase family protein, producing MKLSMVGTGYVGLVTGTCFAEMGNSVICVDIDENKIEKLKQGIIPIYEPGLESMVKENYKKGTLEFTTDIKEALKKSDVIFIAVGTPQGEDGSADLQYVLKVAQDIGKYMTHKMIVVDKSTVPVGTADKVKETIQKELDKRKVNIPFEVVSNPEFLKEGSAIEDFMKPDRVVIGAENEETLEVMKELYAPFTHNHERFIAMDVRSAEMTKYAANAILATKISFMNEIANICERVGADVNKVRIGIGSDKRIGYSFIYPGCGYGGSCFPKDVQALNKIALDAGYKPRIIQAVEEVNRDQKRVLAQKVIKRFGEDLNGKTFAIWGLSFKPETDDMREASSITIINELTKRGAKIKAYDPKAMDEAKEFYLKDNPNVEYTQSKYDALNGADAMLLVTEWKEFRSPDFDEMKQRLKNPIIFDGRNQYNIEKMNKKGFEYYQIGVPESI